In a genomic window of Pangasianodon hypophthalmus isolate fPanHyp1 chromosome 19, fPanHyp1.pri, whole genome shotgun sequence:
- the LOC117599773 gene encoding fatty acid-binding protein, brain-like: protein MDKFIGSWKHVGSENLEDYMQAVGITDEMRAVAHAINPSLTISQEGDTVVINLQTIIGSRNGSFKLGEEFHMKTTDGRDCKVVVSLDGDKLIEVSKWDDTESSTLYEIKDGQLIKTLTHQDAVAVRTFEKA from the exons atggataaattcATCGGCTCTTGGAAGCATGTTGGTTCAGAAAACTTGGAAGACTACATGCAGGCAGTCG GTATTACAGATGAAATGAGAGCTGTTGCACATGCTATTAATCCAAGCCTCACCATTTCCCAAGAGGGTGACACGGTGGTCATTAATTTACAGACCATTATCGGTAGCCGAAATGGCTCCTTCAAACTGGGTGAGGAGTTCCATATGAAGACAACGGATGGCAGAGATTGCAAA GTGGTTGTGAGCCTAGATGGAGACAAACTCATTGAGGTGTCAAAGTGGGATGATACTGAGTCTAGCACTCTCTATGAGATCAAGGATGGGCAACTGATCAAG ACATTAACTCATCAGGATGCTGTGGCAGTGCGCACCTTTGAGAAGGCTTGA